One window from the genome of Rhinolophus ferrumequinum isolate MPI-CBG mRhiFer1 chromosome 22, mRhiFer1_v1.p, whole genome shotgun sequence encodes:
- the NEK2 gene encoding serine/threonine-protein kinase Nek2, whose amino-acid sequence MPTRVEDYEVLHTIGTGSYGRCQKIRRKSDSKILVWKELDYGSMTEAEKQMLVSEVNLLRELKHPNIVRYYDRIIDRTNTTLYIVMEYCEGGDLASVITKGTKERQYLEEEFVLRVMTQLTLALKECHRRSDGGHTVLHRDLKPANVFLDGKQNVKLGDFGLARILNHDTSFAKTFVGTPYYMSPEQMNRMSYDEKSDIWSLGCLLYELCALMPPFTAFNQKELAGKIREGKFRRIPYRYSDELNDIITRMLNLKYYHRPCVEEILENPLIADLVAEEQRRNPERRGRRLEPEKLQDSSPVLSELKLKEIQLQERERALKAREERLEQKERELCVRERLAEDKVARAESLLKNYSLMKEQKLLSLASSPELFDLSSSIIKKKVHFSGESKENVMRSENSESQLTSKAKCKDLKKRLHAAQLRAQALSDIEKNYQLKSRQILGMR is encoded by the exons ATGCCGACCCGGGTGGAAGACTACGAGGTGCTGCACACCATTGGCACAGGCTCCTACGGTCGCTGCCAGAAGATCCGGAGGAAGAGTGACAGCAAG ATATTGGTTTGGAAAGAACTTGACTATGGCTCCATGACAGAAGCTGAGAAACAAATGCTTGTTTCTGAAGTGAATTTGCTTCGTGAACTGAAACATCCAAACATTGTCCGTTACTATGATCGTATTATTGACCGAACCAACACAACACTGTACATCGTAATGGAATATTGTGAAGGAGGGGACCTGGCTAGTGTAATTACAAAGGGAACCAAGGAAAG ACAATACTTGGAGGAAGAGTTTGTTCTTCGAGTGATGACTCAGTTGACTCTGGCCCTAAAGGAATGTCATAGACGAAGCGATGGTGGTCATACAGTGCTACATCGGGATCTGAAACCAGCCAACGTTTTCCTGGATGGCAAGCAAAATGTTAAGCTTGGAGACTTTGGGCTAGCTAGAATATTAAACCATGATACGAGTTTTGCAAAGACATTTGTGGGCACACCTTACTACATGTCTCCT GAACAGATGAATCGCATGTCCTACGATGAGAAATCGGATATCTGGTCACTAGGCTGTTTGCTGTATGAATTATGTGCATTAAT gccTCCATTTACAGCTTTCAACCAGAAAGAATTGGCTGGGAAGATCCGAGAAGGCAAATTCAGGCGAATTCCATATCGTTACTCTGATGAATTGAATGACATTATTACGAGGATGTTAAATTTAAAG TATTACCATCGACCTTGTGTTGAAGAAATTCTGGAGAACCCTTTGATAGCCGACTTGGTTGcagaagagcaaagaagaaatCCTGAGAGAAGAGGGCGACGATTAGAACCAGAAAAGTTGCAGGATTCCAGCCCTGTATTGAGTGAGCTGAAACTAAAGGAAATACAGTTACAGGAGCGAGAGCGAGCCCtcaaagcaagagaagaaagactGGAGC agaaggaacGAGAGCTTTGTGTTCGTGAGAGGCTGGCAGAGGATAAAGTGGCCAGAGCAGAGAGCCTGTTGAAGAATTACAGCCTGATGAAGGAACAGAAGCTGCTGTCTCTGGCAAGTAGTCCAG aaCTTTTCGATCTTTCATCCTCGATAATTAAGAAGAAAGTTCATTTCAGCGGGGAGAGTAAGGAGAACGTCATGAGGAGTGAGAATTCTGAGAGTCAGCTCACCTCCAAAGCCAAGTGCAAAGACCTGAAAAAAAGGCTTCATGCCGCCCAGCTGCGTGCTCAAGCCCTGtcagacattgaaaaaaattaccagCTGAAAAGCAGACAGATTCTGGGCATGCGCTAG